In the genome of Nymphaea colorata isolate Beijing-Zhang1983 chromosome 9, ASM883128v2, whole genome shotgun sequence, one region contains:
- the LOC116260512 gene encoding F-box protein At2g32560-like, whose translation MLFFLISCLSFLFIFETLSLQFLHFHVRTSKVMSPFLVLLWQGLLRLCCQWLRNTGAFDFKFLSKVTTKMNISSRLESMEKPAERLSLLDLPELVLETILGRLPPAGLCNMAIVCSSMRDRCWSDHLWERHLNEKWSGVLGQAAFDEWQQYVAARKKPVASDEGRSKGLMRSFSCILPLSWLKSKIDGDSGKPMTSLPVDSTMSWYLSLESGKFWFPAQVYNREHGHVGFMLSCYDAELSYDCQTDTFQARYPPHGRRTIVIEEGIPWERLRAAPVDTPARDLHVSDCLNDLRPGDHIEIQWRRNKEFPYGWWYGVVGHLDSCGSTDRNCCCHLNDTVILEFNQYAPGSRWRRTAISRKDHREEGNEAGGFYGGIRKLSSKDEISTWRHLWPHDILE comes from the exons ATGCTTTTCTTCTTGATATCTTGCCTTTCATTCCTATTCATCTTCGAGACCCTATCTCTACAATTCCTACATTTTCATGTTCGTACCAGCAAGGTGATGAGCCCTTTTCTGGTGCTCCTCTGGCAAGGGCTGTTACGCTTGTGCTGTCAGTGGTTGAGAAACACTGGTgcttttgacttcaaatttCTGTCAAAGGTAACAACAAAGATGAATATCTCGTCGAGGCTTGAGAGCATGGAGAAGCCAGCAGAGAGGCTGTCGTTACTCGATCTGCCGGAGTTGGTTTTGGAGACAATTCTTGGCAGACTGCCGCCTGCTGGGCTCTGTAATATGGCCATAGTTTGCAGTTCCATGAGGGACAGATGCTGGAGTGACCATCTGTGGGAGAGACATCTAAATGAGAAGTGGAGTGGGGTACTTGGTCAGGCTGCATTCGACGAATGGCAGCAGTATGTTGCAGCAAGGAAGAAGCCGGTCGCTTCTGATGAAGGGAGATCCAAGGGATTGATGAGGAGTTTTTCCTGTATTTTGCCTTTATCTTGGTTGAAGTCAAAAATTGATGGTGACAGTGGCAAGCCGATGACCTCTTTGCCGGTAGACTCAACTATGTCCTGGTATTTGTCCCTTGAAAGTGGGAAATTTTGGTTCCCTGCGCAGGTCTATAATCGCGAG CATGGACATGTTGGGTTTATGTTGTCATGCTATGATGCTGAACTTAGTTATGATTGCCAGACTGACACGTTCCAGGCAAG GTACCCACCACATGGCCGTCGGACAAttgttattgaggaaggaatccCATGGGAGAGATTGAGAGCAGCTCCTGTTGACACTCCTGCTCGAGATCTCCATGTCTCTGATTGTCTGAATGATCTGCGGCCTGGTGATCACATAGAAATTCAGTGGAGAAGGAATAAAGAATTCCCATATG GCTGGTGGTATGGTGTTGTTGGTCATTTGGATTCATGTGGTAGCACTGATCGCAATTGTTGTTGCCATCTAAATG ATACTGTGATCTTGGAGTTTAACCAGTATGCACCTGGTTCACGGTGGCGGCGAACTGCCATCAGCCGAAAAGACCATAGAGAAGAAGGGAATGAGGCAGGTGGATTCTATGGTGGTATCAGGAAACTGAGTAGCAAGGACGAAATATCAACTTGGAGGCATCTGTGGCCGCACGACATCTTGGAGTAG